Proteins encoded within one genomic window of Kitasatospora viridis:
- a CDS encoding WhiB family transcriptional regulator has protein sequence MTTGAPPLPPCVGRAKIFFSYTGRDIAQAKALCSSCAVLDPCRNRARNLGEWGIWGGETEDDRRAAGFPPQYTSALAHLELADSTDDVEAAQAPTTQPKRRRKRRNPPEHGTMAAVRRHRYFKEDLCELCGPEAERDKEEREKNRKPRARSLNKKEPPDCGTPAKYRWHRKRKEECEECKEAERLHSQQRRDEKRTNAA, from the coding sequence GTGACCACCGGGGCACCCCCACTGCCTCCCTGCGTCGGCCGTGCCAAGATCTTCTTCTCCTACACCGGCCGCGACATCGCCCAGGCCAAGGCGCTGTGCTCCAGCTGTGCGGTGCTCGACCCCTGCCGCAACCGAGCCCGGAACCTGGGGGAGTGGGGGATCTGGGGCGGCGAGACCGAGGACGACCGCCGTGCTGCCGGATTTCCGCCCCAGTACACCTCCGCGCTGGCCCACCTCGAACTCGCGGACAGCACCGACGACGTCGAGGCGGCTCAAGCGCCGACCACCCAGCCGAAGCGCCGTCGCAAGCGCCGCAACCCGCCCGAACACGGCACCATGGCCGCCGTCCGACGCCACCGCTACTTCAAAGAAGACCTCTGCGAACTGTGCGGCCCCGAAGCCGAACGCGACAAAGAAGAACGAGAAAAGAACCGCAAACCCAGAGCGAGATCGCTCAATAAAAAGGAGCCGCCGGATTGCGGGACTCCCGCAAAATACCGCTGGCACCGAAAGCGGAAAGAAGAGTGCGAGGAATGCAAGGAAGCCGAGAGATTGCACAGCCAGCAGCGCCGAGACGAGAAGAGAACGAACGCGGCGTAA
- a CDS encoding DnaB-like helicase C-terminal domain-containing protein, which translates to MTTHAENVLYGSLLDVEALDRLTVVGLDLDVIPTEGMREVVEWAVEYFHRSGRAKAPSREMITEEWGDRLEQCDITLPDDDLQIDDVTWAIDTLNSQYVLATSQRLQRDVAIDLAKATVGERTDVVALAAERWFELALTVRDRTNEIEATQGLNDSLARYQHRLTTGAVLSGLCLGIDAIDQHTRGIHDGEIAVWAAPPKGGKSWTMTWAAISEWLRGRETVLYTLENGVQMTLDRIACQICAIDYRKYQMGTCTEAEIQRLADFLAARGDELRDGLHVISPEPGRRTPAALVRHAQALGAKSLIVDQLTHVEHPQPGRKARWEQVRDLMMGFATLVSTGRRPMPLLLAHQFSREGVKRMQKTGIAEPYDLAEGAEVERSASWVFGLLRSETQTRIGQATVQILAARRMDTKAWDCAWEPWYGIQEARQEVSL; encoded by the coding sequence GTGACCACGCACGCCGAGAACGTCCTCTACGGCTCACTGCTCGATGTCGAAGCCCTCGACCGCCTCACGGTGGTCGGCCTCGACCTGGACGTCATCCCCACCGAGGGGATGCGCGAGGTGGTCGAGTGGGCCGTCGAGTACTTCCACCGCAGCGGCCGGGCCAAGGCCCCCTCCCGCGAGATGATCACCGAGGAGTGGGGCGACCGCCTGGAGCAGTGCGACATCACGCTGCCCGACGACGACCTACAGATCGACGACGTCACCTGGGCCATCGACACCCTCAACAGCCAGTACGTCCTGGCCACCAGCCAGCGGCTCCAGCGCGACGTCGCCATCGACCTCGCCAAGGCCACCGTGGGGGAGCGGACTGACGTCGTCGCCCTCGCGGCCGAGCGCTGGTTCGAGCTGGCCCTGACCGTCCGCGACCGCACCAACGAGATCGAGGCCACCCAGGGCCTGAACGACTCCCTGGCCCGCTACCAGCACCGCCTCACCACGGGCGCCGTCCTCAGCGGCCTGTGCCTGGGCATCGACGCCATCGACCAGCACACCCGGGGCATCCACGACGGCGAGATCGCCGTCTGGGCCGCCCCACCCAAGGGCGGCAAGAGCTGGACGATGACGTGGGCCGCCATCAGCGAGTGGCTGCGCGGCCGAGAGACCGTCCTCTACACCCTGGAGAACGGCGTCCAGATGACCCTGGACCGCATCGCCTGCCAGATCTGCGCCATCGACTACCGCAAGTACCAGATGGGCACCTGTACCGAAGCTGAGATCCAGCGCCTGGCGGACTTCCTGGCTGCCCGGGGAGACGAACTGCGCGACGGCCTGCACGTCATCTCCCCCGAGCCCGGCCGCCGCACCCCGGCCGCCCTCGTCCGGCACGCCCAGGCCCTCGGCGCCAAGTCGCTGATCGTCGACCAGCTCACCCACGTCGAGCACCCCCAGCCCGGCCGCAAGGCCCGTTGGGAGCAGGTCCGCGACCTGATGATGGGCTTCGCCACGCTGGTCTCCACCGGCCGCCGCCCCATGCCGCTCCTGCTCGCGCACCAGTTCTCCCGCGAGGGCGTCAAGCGGATGCAGAAGACCGGCATTGCCGAGCCGTACGACCTGGCGGAAGGCGCCGAGGTCGAACGCTCCGCGAGCTGGGTGTTCGGTCTGCTCCGTTCCGAGACCCAGACCCGGATCGGCCAGGCCACCGTACAGATCCTCGCGGCCCGGCGCATGGACACCAAGGCGTGGGACTGCGCCTGGGAACCCTGGTACGGCATCCAGGAAGCCCGCCAGGAGGTGAGCCTGTGA
- a CDS encoding ATP-binding protein, with amino-acid sequence MTNPLTPAPAPRACKPLSNHDFARLRAARPRLWLDPTTSCVTCLKQNGNTYRWWDYQTAPPEVATWNCSCTDQWLMHLWMLNAGIGLAYQRLDWEDATAVPEHVRDQIMQYAVNGARNIAQGRNLILWSPDAGTGKTLLLTLLAKALMAQARDVFTAQFNSIIDLFTGGWRDETERAEWNRRVHASEVLAIDDLGKEHKGRLEMVESMVDQVIRSRAANSQPVILTTNLTPHQIQDGYGGYVMSLLSEQSDFIEVSGADFRPRRREISRQEADLGLTRPITVV; translated from the coding sequence ATGACGAACCCCCTCACCCCGGCCCCCGCTCCCAGGGCCTGCAAGCCCCTGAGCAACCACGACTTCGCCCGGCTGCGCGCCGCCCGCCCCCGGCTGTGGCTCGACCCCACGACCAGCTGCGTCACCTGCCTCAAGCAGAACGGCAACACCTACCGCTGGTGGGACTACCAGACAGCCCCACCCGAGGTGGCCACCTGGAACTGCAGCTGCACCGATCAGTGGCTGATGCACCTGTGGATGCTCAACGCCGGAATCGGGCTGGCCTACCAGCGCCTCGACTGGGAAGACGCCACCGCCGTCCCCGAACACGTCCGCGACCAGATCATGCAGTACGCCGTCAACGGCGCCCGCAACATCGCTCAGGGCCGCAACCTCATCCTCTGGTCCCCTGACGCCGGAACCGGCAAGACCCTGCTGCTCACCCTGCTGGCCAAGGCCCTCATGGCCCAGGCGCGAGACGTCTTCACCGCCCAGTTCAACTCGATCATCGACCTGTTCACCGGCGGCTGGCGCGACGAGACCGAACGGGCCGAGTGGAACCGCCGCGTCCACGCCTCCGAGGTCCTCGCCATCGACGACCTCGGGAAGGAGCACAAGGGCCGCCTGGAGATGGTCGAATCCATGGTCGACCAGGTCATCCGCTCCAGGGCGGCCAACAGCCAGCCGGTCATCCTCACCACCAACCTCACCCCGCACCAGATCCAGGACGGCTACGGCGGCTATGTGATGAGCCTGCTCTCCGAGCAGTCCGACTTCATCGAGGTCTCCGGCGCCGACTTCCGCCCCCGCCGCCGCGAGATCTCCCGCCAGGAAGCCGACCTCGGCCTCACCCGCCCCATCACGGTGGTGTAG
- a CDS encoding ATP-dependent DNA helicase, translating into MTTATPEPQLRTFADAENVLASRLPGYTARPAQQKLAAAIEAVITACETDPAPQHLLAEAGTGTGKSLGALIPAILGVSRNGRIAGGRVVIATSTLALMTQYLEKDLPFLKEHLPVDFTYAPLKGLGQYVCKDKLQEATSEQVANLADLIEETMADGSTSTGDRDTLTTPVAPEEWRHVAVGANECPGRSGCAFGQTCFGYKAKDEAAEANIVVTNHKMAMLDVKVKMSIAESNENGIGESVILGDRDLMIFDEGHELPETAQSTLGFEVKEGGILAWADQALNFVTLQSATDDENAERDLEAIRDTEKLVETIQAKLVEIREIVVKLMEIEGATLDVDFVEEHYPVFEALTQAITRAWHKIKAAKITKGEKGAQGTKQKRLLTLGESYLTNIARVLEAPEIDMVAWPETYTARSKKTGEQVTRWALTACPIEVGPILREELWNETSAVILSATLSTGNSGFSYAAKTLGLEKATTLDVGTPFDYERQMLMYVPGAKTEAGEPMPIPSAKDKDARAAWQTWAIETIAMLVRDAARGGAMLLFTSKTDMIAAYNLLAERIGAAGFPVYMQGKDHTNKEIAQKFKEQKDSVLFGMKSFFVGVDFPGDTNRLVVMMKLPFAVPSDPVIAARSKKIKERGGNDFAELALPLMMLTLGQGFGRLLRTVTDYGIVAILDPRLSTTHWGKNIVRGLPPAPVTTSLDDVKTYYAAWREALGAAS; encoded by the coding sequence AACGTCCTGGCCTCCCGCCTCCCCGGCTACACCGCCCGCCCGGCCCAGCAGAAGCTCGCCGCCGCGATCGAAGCCGTCATCACCGCCTGCGAGACGGACCCGGCCCCCCAGCACCTCCTCGCGGAAGCCGGTACCGGCACCGGCAAGAGTCTCGGCGCGCTGATCCCGGCCATCCTCGGCGTCAGCCGCAACGGCCGGATCGCCGGAGGCCGGGTCGTCATCGCCACCTCCACCCTCGCGCTGATGACCCAGTACCTGGAGAAGGACCTCCCGTTCCTGAAGGAGCACCTCCCGGTCGATTTCACCTACGCGCCGCTGAAGGGCCTCGGGCAGTACGTCTGCAAGGACAAGCTGCAGGAGGCCACCTCCGAGCAGGTCGCCAACCTGGCCGACCTCATCGAGGAGACGATGGCCGACGGCTCCACCTCCACCGGCGACCGCGACACCCTCACCACCCCGGTGGCCCCCGAGGAGTGGAGGCACGTCGCCGTCGGCGCGAACGAGTGCCCCGGCCGCTCCGGCTGCGCGTTCGGCCAGACCTGCTTCGGCTACAAGGCCAAGGACGAGGCCGCCGAGGCCAACATCGTGGTCACCAACCACAAGATGGCGATGCTCGACGTCAAGGTGAAGATGTCCATCGCCGAGAGCAACGAGAACGGCATCGGCGAGTCCGTCATCCTCGGCGACCGCGACCTCATGATCTTCGACGAGGGCCACGAACTGCCCGAGACCGCCCAGAGCACCCTCGGCTTCGAGGTCAAGGAGGGCGGCATCCTCGCCTGGGCCGACCAGGCCCTGAACTTCGTGACCCTCCAGAGCGCTACCGACGACGAGAACGCCGAACGTGACCTCGAAGCCATCCGCGACACCGAGAAGCTCGTCGAGACGATCCAGGCCAAGCTCGTCGAGATCCGCGAGATCGTCGTCAAGCTCATGGAGATCGAAGGAGCCACCCTCGACGTCGACTTCGTCGAGGAGCACTACCCCGTCTTCGAGGCCCTCACCCAGGCCATCACCCGCGCCTGGCACAAGATCAAGGCCGCCAAGATCACCAAGGGTGAGAAGGGCGCCCAGGGCACGAAGCAGAAGCGCCTGCTGACCCTCGGCGAGAGCTACCTCACCAACATCGCCCGGGTCCTGGAGGCCCCTGAGATCGACATGGTCGCCTGGCCCGAGACCTACACCGCCCGCAGCAAGAAGACCGGGGAGCAGGTCACCCGCTGGGCCCTCACCGCGTGCCCCATCGAAGTCGGCCCCATCCTCCGCGAGGAGCTGTGGAACGAGACCTCGGCCGTCATCCTCTCGGCCACCCTCAGCACCGGCAACTCCGGCTTCAGCTACGCGGCCAAGACGCTCGGCCTGGAGAAGGCCACCACGCTCGACGTCGGCACGCCCTTCGACTACGAGCGGCAGATGCTCATGTACGTCCCCGGCGCCAAGACCGAGGCGGGCGAGCCGATGCCCATCCCCTCCGCCAAGGACAAGGACGCCCGCGCCGCCTGGCAGACCTGGGCCATCGAGACCATCGCCATGCTCGTCCGCGATGCCGCCCGAGGCGGAGCCATGCTGCTCTTCACCTCGAAGACCGACATGATCGCGGCCTACAACCTGCTGGCCGAGCGCATCGGGGCCGCCGGGTTCCCCGTGTACATGCAGGGCAAGGACCACACCAACAAGGAGATCGCCCAGAAGTTCAAGGAGCAGAAGGACAGCGTCCTGTTCGGCATGAAGTCGTTTTTCGTCGGCGTTGACTTCCCGGGCGACACGAACCGCCTCGTCGTCATGATGAAGCTCCCCTTCGCTGTCCCCAGCGACCCGGTGATCGCGGCCCGCTCCAAGAAGATCAAGGAGCGCGGCGGCAACGACTTCGCCGAGCTGGCGCTGCCCCTGATGATGCTCACCCTGGGACAGGGCTTCGGCCGACTCCTGCGCACCGTCACGGACTACGGCATCGTCGCCATCCTCGACCCCCGCCTGTCCACCACCCACTGGGGCAAGAACATCGTCCGAGGGCTCCCCCCGGCGCCGGTCACCACGTCCCTCGACGACGTCAAGACCTACTACGCTGCCTGGCGCGAGGCCCTCGGCGCTGCCTCCTGA